A single genomic interval of Granulicella tundricola MP5ACTX9 harbors:
- a CDS encoding prolyl oligopeptidase family serine peptidase, producing MTWKSTVAAGVLVMSGVAGAQTLKYPAARVSEQKDVYFGTTVTDPYRWMEDVDSAEVKTWVDAENAVTQGFLAGVPARDKIHARLMELSNYERVGMPEREGGRYFYSRNTGLQNQSVLYWQEGEKGEAKVLLDPNTLAKDATIALDSYSVSEDGKLMAYALAEAGSDVQKVRVKVVATGEDLPDLIEWVKFSGVSWAKDGKGFYYSSFGVPKTEAERAAALKQVNTNHKLYFHALGTAQNEDKVVFERPDDKEMLVSGGVSEDGRWLILSSGKGHTNALVVRDLSKPSAGLIQLAQVDDAIYGWVGNVGSKAWLQINKDAPNSKIVEVDLEHPERAAWKTVVAEGKEPIDGVSMVHDELVLSYLEDAKTRVEMRGLDGHVIRQVALPGIGVAHVGGGRAKDTDVFFVFTNYVTPGTVYKLDLKSGATAVWKQPKLVFDPAQYETKQVFAPSKDGTKVPVFITYKKGTKLDGAAPAILYGYGGFNISLGPAYSSSRLAWMEMGGIYAEAILRGGGEYGEKWHEAGTKLQKQNVFDDFIGCAEYLIANKYTSAKKLAINGGSNGGLLVGAVELQRPELFGAVLAQVGVMDMLRFDKFTIGYAWKSDYGSPSDNEAEFKAIYKYSPVHNVHAGTHYPPTLITTADHDDRVFPAHSFKFAAVMQAAAEKTPGAAPMLIRVETRAGHGGGMPLSKQLDVTADMYAFLVKELGMQ from the coding sequence ATGACTTGGAAGTCAACAGTGGCAGCGGGGGTTCTGGTGATGAGTGGAGTGGCAGGGGCGCAGACATTGAAGTATCCGGCAGCACGGGTTTCAGAGCAGAAGGATGTTTACTTTGGGACGACCGTGACCGATCCGTATCGGTGGATGGAGGATGTGGACTCGGCCGAGGTGAAGACCTGGGTGGATGCGGAGAATGCGGTGACGCAGGGGTTCCTGGCGGGTGTACCGGCGCGGGATAAGATTCACGCTCGGCTGATGGAGCTGAGTAATTATGAGCGGGTGGGGATGCCGGAGCGGGAGGGTGGACGGTACTTCTACTCGCGTAATACGGGGCTGCAGAACCAGAGCGTGCTGTATTGGCAGGAGGGCGAAAAGGGTGAGGCGAAGGTGCTGCTGGACCCGAATACGCTGGCGAAGGATGCGACGATCGCGCTGGACAGCTACAGCGTGAGCGAGGATGGGAAGCTGATGGCGTATGCGCTGGCCGAGGCCGGGAGCGACGTGCAGAAGGTTCGGGTAAAGGTGGTGGCGACGGGCGAGGATCTGCCGGACCTCATCGAGTGGGTGAAGTTCTCTGGTGTGAGCTGGGCTAAGGATGGGAAGGGGTTTTATTACTCGAGCTTTGGCGTGCCGAAGACGGAGGCGGAACGAGCGGCCGCGTTGAAGCAGGTGAATACGAATCACAAGCTCTACTTCCATGCTCTGGGGACTGCGCAGAACGAGGATAAGGTGGTGTTCGAGCGGCCGGATGACAAGGAGATGCTGGTCAGCGGCGGGGTGAGCGAGGATGGGCGGTGGCTGATCCTGAGTTCGGGTAAGGGGCATACGAATGCTCTAGTGGTGAGGGATCTGTCGAAGCCAAGTGCGGGGTTGATTCAGCTTGCGCAGGTGGATGATGCGATCTATGGATGGGTGGGGAATGTGGGGAGCAAGGCTTGGCTGCAGATCAACAAGGATGCGCCTAACAGCAAGATCGTTGAGGTTGATCTGGAGCATCCGGAGCGGGCGGCGTGGAAGACGGTGGTGGCGGAGGGGAAGGAGCCGATCGACGGCGTATCGATGGTGCATGACGAGCTGGTGCTGAGCTACCTGGAGGATGCGAAGACCCGGGTGGAGATGCGGGGGCTCGATGGGCATGTGATCAGGCAGGTAGCGCTGCCTGGGATTGGCGTGGCGCATGTGGGCGGAGGCAGGGCGAAGGACACGGATGTGTTCTTTGTGTTCACGAACTATGTGACGCCGGGAACGGTGTACAAGCTGGACCTGAAGAGTGGGGCGACCGCGGTTTGGAAGCAGCCGAAGCTGGTCTTCGATCCGGCACAGTATGAGACGAAGCAGGTCTTTGCTCCGAGCAAGGATGGGACCAAGGTGCCGGTGTTCATCACGTACAAGAAAGGCACGAAGCTGGATGGGGCGGCTCCGGCGATCCTGTATGGGTACGGTGGGTTCAACATATCGCTGGGGCCGGCTTACAGCTCGTCACGGCTGGCGTGGATGGAGATGGGCGGCATCTATGCAGAGGCCATTCTGCGTGGGGGCGGGGAGTATGGCGAGAAGTGGCATGAAGCCGGGACCAAGCTACAGAAGCAGAACGTCTTCGACGACTTCATTGGTTGCGCGGAGTATCTGATCGCGAACAAGTACACGTCTGCGAAGAAGCTGGCGATCAATGGGGGGTCGAACGGCGGGTTGCTGGTTGGGGCTGTGGAGTTACAGCGGCCGGAGCTGTTTGGGGCGGTGTTGGCGCAGGTGGGCGTGATGGATATGCTGCGGTTCGATAAGTTCACGATCGGGTATGCGTGGAAGTCGGACTACGGCTCCCCGAGCGACAACGAGGCGGAGTTCAAGGCGATCTACAAATACAGCCCGGTGCATAACGTTCATGCGGGCACGCACTATCCTCCGACGCTGATCACGACAGCGGACCATGACGATCGGGTATTTCCGGCGCACAGCTTCAAGTTTGCGGCGGTGATGCAGGCTGCCGCTGAGAAGACGCCGGGCGCTGCGCCAATGCTGATCCGGGTGGAGACTCGGGCGGGGCATGGCGGTGGGATGCCGCTTTCCAAGCAGCTTGATGTGACGGCGGATATGTATGCGTTCCTGGTGAAGGAGCTGGGGATGCAGTAG
- the rpmB gene encoding 50S ribosomal protein L28: protein MAAKCDLCGKGPQFGNNVSHANNKTRRRWNVNLQPVKAKVDGGSKRMSVCTSCIKTGKIVKVA, encoded by the coding sequence ATGGCAGCTAAATGTGATCTCTGCGGCAAAGGCCCGCAGTTCGGCAACAACGTCTCGCACGCGAACAACAAGACCCGCCGCCGCTGGAATGTAAACCTCCAGCCTGTGAAGGCGAAGGTCGATGGCGGCTCCAAGCGCATGAGCGTTTGCACGAGCTGCATCAAGACCGGCAAGATCGTCAAAGTCGCGTAA
- a CDS encoding LysM peptidoglycan-binding domain-containing protein: MADFQALQEKYKPVVDVIKQFEGHGAKFDGSELVGEQYHLVAHVPSQVVLDRVWDAIKQVDPQYADLKHEITNTGGQEQEYTIAPGDNLSKVSKLFYGNANHYEGIAKASHIANPDKIQVGQKVTVPVLQ; encoded by the coding sequence ATGGCAGATTTTCAGGCATTGCAGGAGAAGTACAAGCCAGTAGTCGACGTGATCAAGCAGTTTGAAGGACATGGCGCGAAGTTCGACGGCTCTGAACTGGTGGGCGAACAGTATCACCTGGTGGCGCATGTGCCTTCTCAGGTGGTTTTGGACCGGGTCTGGGACGCGATCAAGCAGGTCGACCCGCAGTATGCGGACCTGAAGCATGAGATCACCAATACCGGTGGTCAGGAGCAGGAGTATACGATCGCTCCGGGGGACAACTTGAGCAAGGTGAGCAAGCTGTTCTATGGCAATGCGAACCACTATGAGGGGATTGCGAAGGCGAGCCACATTGCTAACCCGGATAAGATCCAGGTGGGGCAGAAGGTCACCGTGCCTGTGTTACAGTGA
- a CDS encoding VWA domain-containing protein, with protein MHLRPLILATILPALLLTSAPAQEAPPQDTPTLRLGSNLVFVPAQVQTKKGEMIYGLTPQQFTLEDNGVPQKFRVDEDTDARGLSLVVVVQCSREAFAQFNRMKGLDAMVDDLTGGAPRQVAVVSYGSEPELIGDFTPDPDKLNHNLAQLEPCEDGGNVTLDAVAFANKLFDQDPKTSALTQTRRAILLIGETRDHGSKVKPETVIADLGRSNTVVDSVSFNPGKTTIIDSLIHGQFGPGPFGLLVMAVEAVRRNVPHTLASLTGGEYTNFSTQKGFDAGIHKLANHIHNYYLLSFQPVGPAGAPLTPGLHRLTVKVPDYPDAQIRSRLTYYAGEAPPPEVPDKPEKEKK; from the coding sequence ATGCACCTCCGCCCCTTAATCCTCGCAACGATCCTCCCGGCCCTCCTCCTCACCTCCGCTCCGGCGCAGGAAGCCCCCCCGCAAGACACTCCCACCCTCCGTCTCGGCTCCAACCTCGTCTTCGTCCCAGCTCAGGTCCAGACCAAAAAGGGAGAGATGATCTATGGCCTAACTCCCCAGCAATTCACGCTGGAAGACAACGGAGTCCCCCAGAAGTTCCGCGTAGATGAAGACACCGACGCCCGCGGCCTCTCCCTCGTCGTAGTCGTCCAGTGCTCCCGCGAAGCCTTCGCGCAGTTCAACCGCATGAAGGGCCTTGACGCCATGGTCGACGACCTTACCGGCGGCGCGCCTCGTCAGGTCGCCGTCGTCAGCTACGGCTCAGAGCCTGAACTTATCGGCGACTTCACCCCGGACCCCGATAAACTCAACCACAATTTAGCCCAGCTTGAGCCCTGTGAAGACGGCGGCAACGTCACCCTTGACGCCGTCGCCTTCGCCAACAAGCTCTTCGACCAGGACCCCAAAACCTCTGCCCTCACCCAGACCCGCCGAGCCATCCTCCTCATCGGAGAAACCCGCGACCACGGCTCCAAGGTCAAGCCTGAGACCGTCATCGCAGACCTCGGACGCTCCAACACCGTCGTCGACTCTGTCTCCTTCAACCCCGGCAAAACCACCATCATCGATTCGCTCATCCACGGCCAGTTCGGCCCCGGACCCTTCGGCCTCCTCGTCATGGCTGTTGAGGCGGTTCGCCGCAACGTCCCCCACACCCTCGCCTCCCTCACCGGCGGCGAGTACACCAACTTCTCCACGCAAAAGGGCTTTGACGCCGGCATCCACAAGCTCGCCAATCACATCCACAACTACTATCTGCTCAGCTTCCAGCCCGTCGGCCCTGCCGGAGCCCCACTCACTCCCGGCCTCCACCGCCTCACCGTCAAGGTCCCCGACTACCCCGACGCCCAGATCCGCTCCCGCCTCACCTACTACGCCGGCGAAGCCCCACCCCCCGAAGTCCCCGACAAGCCTGAGAAGGAGAAAAAATGA
- a CDS encoding RrF2 family transcriptional regulator → MLRLTKKADYGLMALKYLAEQAAATSGNAAHNYAQSAKDIAEAYHIPPQLLAKILQTLAKGGLLVSHAGTNGGYALARSAAEISAFEVIRAIDGPLFITSCITIHGTCDLDSHCTIKEPLRKVNDSIKDLLSAIRIADLIDPADASQPRAAAALGGGLVSIAL, encoded by the coding sequence ATGCTCCGTCTGACTAAAAAAGCCGACTACGGACTGATGGCCCTGAAGTACCTGGCCGAGCAGGCTGCTGCCACCTCCGGCAACGCTGCGCACAACTACGCCCAGTCGGCCAAGGACATCGCAGAGGCTTACCACATCCCGCCCCAGCTCCTGGCCAAGATCCTCCAGACCCTGGCCAAGGGAGGCCTGCTCGTCTCCCACGCCGGAACCAACGGGGGGTATGCCCTGGCTCGCTCCGCCGCCGAGATCAGTGCATTTGAAGTGATTCGAGCGATCGATGGTCCGCTTTTCATCACCAGTTGCATCACGATCCACGGAACCTGCGACCTTGACAGCCATTGCACCATCAAAGAACCACTGCGCAAGGTGAACGACAGTATCAAGGACCTGCTCAGCGCCATCCGCATCGCGGACCTGATCGACCCCGCGGACGCCAGCCAGCCGAGAGCAGCCGCTGCCCTGGGTGGCGGCCTGGTCTCCATCGCGCTCTAA
- a CDS encoding DUF2218 domain-containing protein, producing MMLSRAELRTTHAVEYLRELCRHWAHRFPVEYDDTHGKIKLDRAICTLMSAPAALSVYLEVEDAADQDDAEKLIADRLRHIGSQETLDFHWFQS from the coding sequence ATGATGCTCTCGCGCGCAGAGCTCCGCACCACTCACGCCGTTGAGTACTTGCGTGAGCTCTGCCGCCACTGGGCCCACCGCTTTCCGGTCGAGTACGACGACACCCACGGCAAGATCAAGCTGGACCGAGCCATCTGCACTCTGATGTCCGCCCCTGCGGCCCTCTCCGTCTACCTGGAGGTCGAAGATGCGGCCGATCAGGACGACGCGGAGAAGCTCATTGCAGACCGGCTCCGGCATATCGGCTCACAGGAAACTCTGGACTTCCACTGGTTCCAAAGCTAG
- a CDS encoding RidA family protein, giving the protein MSDQTKTVISTTNAPAAIGPYSQAILTGDTLYTSGQIPIDPKTGAFVPGGITEQTTQVFENLRAVLDQAGFNLAQVIKTTVFLKDLGDFAAMNEIYGQYLAPHGVIPPARSTVQVAALPKDALVEIEVIAKKA; this is encoded by the coding sequence ATGAGCGATCAGACCAAAACCGTCATCTCCACCACCAACGCCCCCGCCGCCATCGGCCCATACTCCCAGGCCATCCTCACCGGCGACACGCTCTACACCTCAGGACAGATCCCCATCGACCCCAAAACCGGTGCCTTCGTCCCCGGCGGCATCACCGAGCAGACCACCCAGGTCTTTGAGAACCTCCGCGCAGTCCTGGACCAGGCCGGCTTCAACCTCGCCCAGGTCATCAAGACCACCGTCTTCCTCAAGGACCTCGGAGACTTCGCCGCCATGAACGAGATCTACGGCCAGTACCTCGCGCCCCACGGCGTCATTCCTCCCGCCCGCTCCACCGTCCAGGTAGCCGCCCTTCCAAAGGACGCCTTGGTAGAAATCGAAGTCATCGCAAAAAAGGCGTAA
- a CDS encoding RelA/SpoT family protein, whose translation MASAPPADSQAGPLNSSSPTTSGSGSVAGIDMEAALPTAASISAASGGVRPQLLSSPIQILPHDLAEPSGSFPPLQPAPISEHPDALPGSLEARFDHLLKTVHRNRPSDDLEIIRRAWAFCIQQHAGQLRASGEPYIIHPLEVCQILADLKMDSTAIAAGLLHDAVEDTDVTSPEIAKRFNEQVAHIVEGVTKLDKIKFANREDHQAENIRKMLLAMVTDVRVVIIKLADRLHNMRTLEHLKPEKQQKIARETLDIYAPLAHRLGMGKLRGELEDLAFRYTDPYAYLQVAQEVEHLRDANEETLTNIVETVRGKLAEAGIDGRVESRIKRLYSIQQKLTAQKIPVDQVYDLLAVRVICHTVGECYAVFGILQNLWRPVPGRFKDFIATPRPNLYQSLHTTLMAPGGHQFEVQIRTEEMHRIAEEGIAAHWKYKANDAVSAKDEQRLAWVRQLMEWQREMTDPNEFMSTLKIDLYPEEVYTFTPKGKVVVLPKDASPIDFSYAIHTEVGNTTIGAKVNGRIVPLRTKLRNGDIVEISTQTGHAPSRDWLSFTKSSRARNKIKHWLNEHQRERAIEIGKKLLDREARKWKLALSKFDDADYVRVANDYGLGTEAELLAGVGFGKYSARVVLNKLQPGSTMAAEISEPEAGVGNVVGQMSEAVKRVFFGKGSDSLQVEGQDDLLVYRARCCNPIRGEEIIGYVTRGKGVAVHARVCPNVQNLLYESDRRIQVEWGLGESHGGAGAPKPTTYPVKLTIVCDDRSGMLKEFTAIIAEDGTNIRSVDSKPATDGSFMVDFVIETVDVRHLTKLTQNLRKVPGVRDVQRVQKI comes from the coding sequence ATGGCAAGCGCTCCGCCGGCTGATTCACAGGCTGGCCCTCTGAACTCGTCGTCCCCCACCACTTCCGGCTCAGGAAGCGTCGCGGGCATCGACATGGAAGCAGCCCTGCCCACCGCCGCTTCCATCTCAGCCGCATCCGGCGGCGTCCGGCCTCAGCTTCTCTCCTCCCCCATCCAGATCCTGCCCCACGATCTCGCCGAACCCTCCGGCTCCTTCCCACCACTCCAGCCCGCGCCCATCTCCGAGCATCCCGATGCCTTGCCCGGCTCGCTGGAAGCTCGCTTCGACCATCTCCTTAAAACCGTCCACCGCAACCGCCCCAGCGACGATCTTGAGATCATCCGCCGCGCCTGGGCCTTCTGCATCCAGCAGCATGCGGGCCAGCTTCGCGCCTCGGGCGAGCCCTACATCATCCATCCGCTTGAGGTCTGCCAGATCCTTGCAGACCTCAAGATGGACTCCACCGCCATCGCCGCCGGCCTCCTGCATGACGCCGTTGAAGACACTGACGTCACCAGCCCGGAGATCGCCAAGCGCTTCAACGAGCAGGTCGCCCACATCGTGGAAGGCGTCACCAAGCTCGACAAGATCAAGTTCGCCAACCGTGAAGATCACCAGGCGGAGAATATCCGCAAGATGCTCCTGGCCATGGTCACGGATGTGCGCGTCGTCATCATCAAGCTCGCGGATCGCCTCCACAACATGCGGACGCTGGAGCATCTGAAGCCGGAAAAACAGCAGAAGATCGCACGCGAGACCCTAGACATCTACGCCCCCCTCGCCCACCGTCTCGGCATGGGTAAGCTCCGCGGAGAGCTTGAAGACCTGGCCTTCCGTTACACAGATCCCTACGCCTACCTGCAGGTTGCGCAGGAGGTGGAGCATCTCCGCGATGCCAACGAAGAGACCCTCACCAACATCGTCGAGACCGTACGGGGCAAGCTCGCCGAAGCCGGCATCGATGGCCGCGTCGAATCCCGCATCAAGCGTCTCTACTCCATCCAGCAGAAGCTCACCGCCCAGAAGATCCCCGTGGATCAGGTCTATGACCTCCTCGCCGTCCGCGTCATCTGCCACACCGTGGGCGAGTGTTACGCCGTCTTCGGCATCCTCCAGAATCTCTGGCGTCCCGTCCCCGGTCGCTTCAAGGACTTCATCGCCACCCCCCGCCCCAACCTCTACCAATCCCTCCACACCACGCTCATGGCTCCCGGCGGTCACCAGTTTGAGGTCCAGATCCGCACGGAGGAGATGCACCGCATCGCGGAAGAGGGCATCGCAGCGCACTGGAAGTACAAGGCCAACGACGCCGTCAGCGCCAAGGATGAGCAGCGCCTCGCCTGGGTCCGCCAGTTGATGGAATGGCAGCGTGAGATGACAGACCCCAACGAGTTCATGTCGACCCTCAAGATCGATCTGTACCCAGAGGAGGTCTACACCTTCACCCCCAAGGGCAAGGTCGTCGTGCTTCCCAAGGACGCCAGCCCCATCGACTTCAGCTACGCCATCCACACAGAGGTGGGCAACACCACCATCGGAGCCAAGGTCAATGGGCGCATCGTCCCTCTCCGCACCAAGCTCCGCAACGGCGACATCGTAGAGATCAGTACCCAGACCGGCCACGCTCCATCCCGCGACTGGCTCTCCTTCACCAAATCCAGCCGCGCCCGCAACAAGATCAAGCACTGGCTCAACGAGCATCAGCGAGAGCGCGCCATTGAGATCGGCAAGAAGCTTCTGGACCGCGAAGCCCGCAAGTGGAAGCTCGCCCTCTCCAAGTTCGACGATGCCGATTACGTTCGCGTCGCCAACGACTACGGCCTGGGCACAGAGGCGGAGCTGCTCGCCGGCGTAGGCTTCGGCAAGTACTCAGCCCGCGTCGTCCTCAACAAGCTCCAGCCCGGCTCGACGATGGCGGCTGAGATCTCAGAGCCCGAAGCCGGCGTCGGCAACGTGGTCGGCCAGATGTCAGAGGCGGTCAAACGCGTCTTCTTCGGCAAGGGGTCGGACTCGCTACAGGTGGAAGGCCAGGACGATCTTCTCGTCTATCGCGCCCGATGTTGCAATCCGATCCGCGGCGAAGAGATCATCGGCTACGTCACCCGTGGCAAGGGTGTCGCGGTCCACGCACGCGTCTGTCCCAACGTGCAGAACCTTCTCTACGAGTCCGACCGCCGCATCCAGGTGGAGTGGGGCCTTGGCGAATCGCACGGCGGCGCAGGCGCACCCAAGCCCACCACCTACCCGGTCAAGCTCACCATCGTCTGCGACGACCGCTCCGGCATGTTGAAGGAGTTCACCGCCATCATCGCGGAGGACGGCACCAACATCCGCTCGGTCGACTCCAAGCCCGCCACCGACGGCTCCTTCATGGTGGACTTCGTCATTGAAACCGTAGACGTCCGCCACCTCACGAAGCTCACCCAGAACCTACGTAAGGTCCCCGGCGTTCGAGACGTCCAGCGCGTCCAGAAGATCTAG
- a CDS encoding CDP-alcohol phosphatidyltransferase family protein, protein MPFLRQFRAAPNLLTLLRLFIIPFLVINILDGRWTLAFGLIMLAGISDGLDGVIARWLKQITTLGLYLDPIADKLLLSTLFLVLTHVGAIPRYVTVLVFSRDLGILLIATLLFATNTLRNFRPSIFGKLNTFVQIIAVVGIMGGHVFAIPYLSTVTGLLLRAIAVLAPLSAAQYAWIVIQRVSTPVADAPTPPA, encoded by the coding sequence GTGCCCTTTCTCCGCCAATTCCGAGCAGCACCCAATCTGCTGACGCTGCTGCGCCTCTTCATCATCCCGTTCCTGGTGATCAATATCCTGGATGGACGGTGGACCCTGGCATTTGGGCTGATAATGCTGGCCGGGATCTCGGACGGCCTGGACGGGGTGATTGCGCGGTGGCTGAAGCAGATCACGACGCTGGGGCTGTATCTGGACCCGATCGCCGACAAGTTGCTGCTTTCTACGCTTTTTCTGGTGCTGACGCATGTGGGGGCCATCCCCCGGTACGTCACGGTGCTGGTGTTCAGCCGGGATCTGGGCATTCTGCTGATTGCGACGCTGCTGTTCGCGACCAATACGCTGCGGAACTTCCGGCCTTCGATCTTCGGCAAGCTGAACACGTTCGTTCAGATTATTGCGGTGGTGGGGATCATGGGGGGGCATGTGTTTGCCATCCCGTACCTGTCCACCGTCACCGGGCTTCTGCTACGTGCGATCGCGGTGCTGGCACCGCTTTCCGCCGCGCAGTATGCGTGGATTGTGATCCAGCGGGTGAGTACCCCGGTTGCGGATGCTCCGACTCCGCCGGCTTAG
- the msrB gene encoding peptide-methionine (R)-S-oxide reductase MsrB, which yields MSDTQTAPKVQKTEAEWRETLTPEQYHVLREKGTERAFTGALVNNHDDGIYRCAACDAPLFASDTKFESGSGWPSFFTPITPGAVATIEDRTHGMRRVEVTCANCGSHLGHVFPDGPQPTGERYCMNSASLSFEKQ from the coding sequence ATGTCCGACACCCAGACCGCACCCAAAGTTCAGAAGACAGAAGCCGAGTGGCGCGAAACCCTCACGCCCGAGCAATACCACGTCCTCCGCGAGAAGGGCACCGAGCGCGCCTTCACCGGAGCCCTCGTCAACAACCATGACGACGGCATCTACCGTTGCGCGGCCTGCGACGCCCCTTTGTTTGCCTCGGATACCAAGTTCGAGTCCGGCTCCGGCTGGCCCAGCTTCTTCACCCCCATCACCCCCGGCGCGGTCGCCACCATTGAGGACCGCACTCACGGTATGCGCCGCGTTGAGGTAACCTGCGCCAACTGCGGCAGCCACCTCGGCCACGTCTTCCCGGACGGCCCCCAACCCACTGGCGAACGCTACTGCATGAACAGCGCCTCCCTCAGCTTCGAAAAGCAGTAA
- a CDS encoding IscS subfamily cysteine desulfurase: protein MTPNGMVITESNEPLPEGVTLPIYMDNHATTPMDPRVLDAMLPYFGKIFGNAASRNHQFGWEAEQAVDKSREQISKLIGCTPKEIIFTSGATESNNLAIKGIAEMYKERGNHIITQTTEHKAVLDTCKKLERQGYDVTYLQVQADGLISMDDLKAAITEKTILVTIMFANNEIGVIQPVEEIGKLCHEKGIIFHTDAVQAVGKVPVNVQSMNIDVLSLTAHKIYGPKGVGALYVRRRNPRVQITEQINGGGHERGMRSGTLNVPGIVGLGAACEIAMNEMEAEGKREAELRDYLKNKFEAALDYVTVNGNMDHHLPGNLNMSFVHVEGESLLMGINDIAVSSGSACTSATLEPSYVLKALGLGDDVAHSSIRFGLGRFNNKAEVDYVSDKIINVVNHLREMSPLYEMVKEGIDLSKIEWAAH from the coding sequence ATGACCCCGAATGGAATGGTCATCACCGAGTCGAACGAGCCTTTGCCCGAGGGCGTTACCCTGCCCATCTACATGGACAACCACGCCACCACCCCCATGGACCCGCGCGTCCTGGACGCCATGCTCCCCTATTTTGGCAAGATCTTCGGCAACGCCGCCAGCCGTAACCACCAGTTTGGCTGGGAGGCGGAGCAGGCTGTCGACAAGTCCCGCGAGCAGATCTCGAAGCTCATCGGCTGCACCCCCAAGGAGATCATCTTCACCTCCGGCGCCACCGAGTCCAACAACCTCGCCATCAAGGGTATCGCCGAGATGTACAAGGAGCGCGGCAACCACATCATCACCCAGACCACGGAGCACAAGGCTGTCCTGGACACCTGCAAGAAGCTGGAGCGTCAGGGTTATGACGTGACCTACCTTCAGGTTCAGGCAGACGGTCTGATCTCGATGGACGATCTGAAGGCCGCTATCACCGAGAAGACGATCCTGGTCACGATCATGTTCGCCAACAACGAGATCGGCGTCATCCAGCCGGTTGAGGAGATCGGCAAGCTCTGCCATGAGAAGGGCATCATCTTCCACACCGATGCCGTCCAGGCTGTCGGCAAGGTTCCCGTCAACGTCCAGTCGATGAACATCGACGTCCTCTCGCTGACGGCACACAAGATCTACGGACCCAAGGGCGTAGGCGCTCTGTATGTTCGCCGCCGCAACCCGCGCGTCCAGATCACGGAGCAGATCAACGGCGGAGGCCACGAGCGTGGCATGCGTTCTGGCACGCTGAACGTCCCGGGAATCGTCGGTCTCGGCGCAGCCTGCGAGATCGCGATGAACGAGATGGAAGCGGAAGGCAAGCGTGAGGCTGAACTTCGCGACTACCTGAAGAACAAGTTTGAAGCTGCCCTGGACTACGTGACCGTCAACGGCAACATGGACCACCACCTTCCCGGCAACCTCAACATGAGCTTCGTTCACGTTGAAGGTGAGAGCCTGCTGATGGGCATCAATGACATCGCCGTCTCCTCCGGTTCGGCCTGCACCTCGGCCACGCTGGAGCCCAGCTATGTGTTGAAGGCTCTGGGTCTTGGCGACGATGTGGCGCACAGCTCCATCCGCTTCGGTCTCGGCCGCTTCAACAACAAGGCAGAAGTGGACTATGTTTCGGACAAGATCATCAACGTCGTCAACCATCTGCGGGAGATGAGCCCTTTGTACGAGATGGTCAAAGAAGGCATCGACCTGAGCAAGATCGAGTGGGCCGCCCACTAG
- a CDS encoding ketopantoate reductase family protein yields MRILIIGTGALGGYFGARLLAAGRDVTFLVRPARIPQLATSGLNLTSPHGDLHIPTPPTITADTLASTYDLILLSCKAHDLTSSMDSFAAAVGTTTAILPLLNGMAHMDALDARFGRQHVLGGATDISAVRDPDGLIRHLNTLDHLLFGDRDDPSGPRITAIAAALTVPGFGASLRPVILQDMGEKWVAISTGAGMTCLMRATIGDIVAAGAAPLVNQLMLEAASIVASTGYQPTQDFLAVTLAKFTQPGSLFTASMLRDLESGAPIEARQIIGDLLTHGRTANLPTPLLEVVNAHLRCHEIRQQREATNP; encoded by the coding sequence ATGCGAATCCTCATCATCGGCACCGGCGCACTCGGTGGCTACTTCGGCGCACGCTTGCTCGCCGCCGGCCGCGACGTCACCTTTCTCGTCCGCCCCGCCCGCATCCCCCAACTTGCCACCTCAGGCCTAAACCTCACCAGCCCCCACGGCGACCTCCACATCCCCACCCCGCCCACCATCACCGCAGACACCCTGGCCAGCACCTACGACCTCATCCTCCTCAGCTGCAAAGCCCACGACCTCACCTCTTCCATGGACTCCTTCGCCGCAGCAGTAGGCACCACGACAGCCATCCTCCCGCTCCTCAACGGCATGGCCCACATGGACGCGCTCGATGCCCGCTTCGGCCGCCAGCACGTCCTCGGCGGTGCCACGGACATCTCCGCCGTACGCGACCCCGACGGCCTCATCCGCCACCTCAACACCCTGGACCACCTCCTCTTCGGTGACCGCGACGACCCCTCCGGCCCCCGCATCACCGCCATCGCCGCGGCCCTCACCGTCCCCGGCTTTGGAGCTTCACTCCGCCCCGTCATCCTGCAGGACATGGGCGAGAAGTGGGTCGCCATCAGCACCGGCGCCGGCATGACCTGCCTCATGCGAGCCACCATCGGAGACATCGTAGCCGCCGGAGCCGCGCCCCTCGTCAACCAACTCATGCTGGAGGCCGCCAGCATCGTCGCCTCCACCGGCTACCAGCCCACCCAGGACTTCCTCGCCGTCACCCTCGCCAAGTTCACCCAACCCGGCTCCCTCTTCACCGCCTCCATGCTCCGCGACCTGGAATCCGGAGCCCCCATAGAAGCCCGCCAGATCATAGGAGACCTCCTCACCCACGGCCGTACCGCCAACCTCCCAACCCCACTCTTAGAAGTAGTCAACGCCCACCTCCGCTGCCACGAGATCCGCCAGCAACGCGAAGCTACCAATCCCTGA